In a single window of the Helicoverpa zea isolate HzStark_Cry1AcR chromosome 9, ilHelZeax1.1, whole genome shotgun sequence genome:
- the LOC124633394 gene encoding uncharacterized protein LOC124633394 isoform X2, whose product MNGGIWTMCVSLEEEEVSILSRAGFPSQPVCTNYLANSDDEEPRADWQHRMQNLSISCALVCLIVLGSAALVGAFGICKHQISAVLITGVMYLLAGLFAMFTLMIIHFKRVQRVSARGSSHADGTGDGVVGPRGPALSLLSAREFSTAWSLELGWGGVALATTTSLLWILLSKIMRYNPISAMLL is encoded by the exons ATGAATGGAGGAATTTGGACGATGTGTGTGTCTCTAGAAG AGGAAGAGGTATCGATATTGTCCAGGGCTGGGTTCCCCTCGCAGCCAGTATGCACAAATTATTTAGCCAACAGCGACGATGAAGAGCCCAGAGCCGATTGGCAGCATC GTATGCAGAATCTATCCATATCATGCGCTCTAGTCTGCCTGATAGTGCTAGGCAGCGCCGCTCTGGTCGGCGCCTTCGGCATTTGCAAGCATCAGATCAGCGCTGTACTTATTACTGGCGTTATGTATTTGTTAGCTG GTCTTTTCGCAATGTTCACCCTAATGATCATTCACTTCAAACGCGTCCAACGCGTCTCCGCCCGCGGCAGTTCTCACGCAGACGGCACGGGCGACGGCGTCGTAGGACCCCGGGGACCCGCACTCTCCCTCCTCTCGGCCCGAGAGTTCTCTACCGCCTGGTCTCTCGAACTCGGCTGGGGAGGAGTGGCTTTGGCAACTACGACGTCGTTACTGTGGATACTGCTGTCCAAGATTATGAGGTACAACCCTATATCTGCCATGCTGTTGTAA